AAACTGAAAATCATGTTCCTGACGATCCAACAAATGGAATACAATCATTTCTTGTTTATTATGACGAAAATGATTCAGTCCCATGAGCACCTGTTCAGGCTCATCCATTAGGTCAGAAATTAAAATAACCAGTCCACGTTTTTTGATGCGTTCTGCCATTTGATCTAAGGTGGGGCGAATTTTTGTATCATTCCCCGATTGAATATTATCAAGGGCACCCATAATAATATTGGCATGAGAGGCAGCAGCCCTTGGCGGAATGAACTTATTGATTTTTTCATCGAATAAGACAAGGCCCATTCCGTCTCTTTGATTCAGCATTAAGTGGGTCAGGGCGGCTGATAAGTAACTGGCATATTCCAGTTTTGTAACTGTGCCGCTAGTATAAGTCATGGATTGACTGGTGTCGAGCAAAATGTAGGATCGTAGATTCGTTTCTTCTTCATAGCGTTTCACATAGTACCGATCCGTTTTGCCATACAATTTCCAGTCGATGTGCCGAATTTCATCGCCGTGCCCATAAGCCCTGTGT
Above is a genomic segment from Candidatus Neomarinimicrobiota bacterium containing:
- a CDS encoding DUF58 domain-containing protein, giving the protein MIDKRKYLDPKMVAKLDNMALRARLVVEGYLIGQHKSPYHGFSVEFAEHRAYGHGDEIRHIDWKLYGKTDRYYVKRYEEETNLRSYILLDTSQSMTYTSGTVTKLEYASYLSAALTHLMLNQRDGMGLVLFDEKINKFIPPRAAASHANIIMGALDNIQSGNDTKIRPTLDQMAERIKKRGLVILISDLMDEPEQVLMGLNHFRHNKQEMIVFHLLDRQEHDFQFGNRTKFRDLETGETITTEPWHIRSDYQSLIKSFQRKYQLGCRNQKIDYVPLFTDQPLDKALNKYLNKRQKTG